The nucleotide sequence TCGCGTCGAACACGTTCCCGCGGTTGGCGTAGATACTGAGGAACCCGTAGACGGCGTCCTCGCCCACCAGCGGGACGACCGCCATCGACTCGACGCCCTTCTCGGCCAGCATATCCCACCAGGGCTCCAGACTCGGCTCCGCGAACACGTCCTGAACCGGCTGTATCTCCTTCGTCCTGATCGCCTTCCCGCCCGGTCCTCGGCCGACCGGATCGGACGGGTCGACGCTCACATCCAGCGATTCGATGTACTCCTCCTCGTGACCCGCCCACGCCACCGGCCTGACGCTCTCCGTCTCCGGTACGTACCGTCCGATCCACGCGCTGTCGTAGACGTTCGACCGGGTGAGTTGCTCACAGACCGTGGTCTCGAGTTCTTCGCGATCGGTCGCGTTCACGACCTCCCGGGTCGCGATGCGGAGCGTGTCGTTGATCCGGGTCAACTGTTCCGTCCGTCGTCGCTGCCGCCGCACCCGCGCGTCGTAGACGCCGACGGCGAGTCCCACGGCGGCGCCGAGTGTCACCCCGCCGAAGAGGACGTACTCGACGGGCGTAGCAGTCGGCCCGCGAGCCGTGACGGTGAGAAACAGCCACGCGGTGGCCACGGCGAACACCGCCGCCCCACCGCCGACCCACGCCAGTATCCGTTCCCCCGATCCCTCGGGGACGTAGCCACCCCGGAACATCGACACCCCGACCCAAACCACACTCAGCGCGACGAGCAGCGGTAGGAGGCCTCGCACCGCCATCGCCTCCGGTCGGGGCCACGCTCGCACCACCGCCGTCAGGTGTACGACCACCAGCAGGAGGCCGCCACTCACGAGGAGCGACCCACCCTGCCGTGTCGACAGCCTCTCCATCGTTCGTAGTGCCTCCCGTCCCTTGGAATAACTACGGCCTGGGAGAATCAGCTCCGAGAACGACGGCGGTGGGAACGCGTCAGCCCCGTGATCGCCAGGCAGGTGCGGCGTCGAGCGCCGGTCGGGCCGCCTCGAAGTCCATGCGGGCGGCGCCGTAGAAGTGCTCTCGGCCCGTCGGCGTCCGGACCTGTACGACCACCGTCTCGCCCGTCACGTCGAAGACCGACACCGCCCAGAGCGCGTCGCGGTGCTCCCACTCGCCGTGACACGAGACGCCGTCGTCGTCGATCACTCGGGAACCGAGTTCCCAGCTCAGCCGCGTCAGATGAGCGAGGTCGAAGGGGACGACCTCGGGGAGCTGTGCGCCCGCACCCCCCGATCCACGGGAACCACGTGTTGCCATACCAGTCGCCACGCCGTCCCACGACAAAAACCTGACCGTTCGTCCGTGACCGTTTGGCCGGCTCCCGATACCACGCTTCGGGGGATCCGTCGTCTCGTGTAACTAGATCCCTATATTCGCCAAACAATCGAAATAGATTGGCACAAAATTTCATACACCAGTAATTATATCACGCAATATTGTAAAACAGGGAGTGAGTTGGCGGCCGGCCCACGGTGTGGCGTTCCGGTCATCGGTTCGGCCCGTGGCTGGGGTCGCTCCCGCTCGCGGATAGCCGCGGACCGCTTCGCCGGACGACCGCCCGGCCGTCCTCGACGACCAACGATGTCACACCAACACTCGCGGACCGACGACGAACTGACCGCCCTCATCGGCGAACTGGTCTCGCTGGAGACGGAGAACCCACCCGGACACGAGAAGCGAGTCGCGGAGTTCGTTCACGAGTGGCTGACCGATCGTGGTATCGACGCCACGTTCGTTCACGAACCGTACGCGGACCGCCCGCAGGTCGTCGCCCGGGTCGGCGACGGTGAGCCGACCGTCGTCCTCAATGGCCACATCGACGTCGTTCCGGCCGGTGATCGTGACGAGTGGACCCACCCGCCCTACGCCGCCGAGATCGACGACGGACGGCTCTACGGGCGCGGTAGCGCCGACATGAAAACCGGCGTCGCGGTCGGAATGATGGCCCTCGCCGATCTCGGGGCTGAGATCGGCACCGATGACCTCTCCGGATCGATCGTCTTCCACGCGGCGATCGGGGAGGAGACGGGTGAACCCGGCACGAAGACGCTCCTCGAACGGGGGTACGGTGGCGACTACGGCGTCGTGCTCGAACCGACGGGGATGCGGACCGCGACCAGCGAGAAGGGACTCGCGTGGTACGAGATCACGGTCGCGGGCGACCCCTCGCACGCCAGTCGACCCGAGCAGGGCGACAACGCGATCACGAACGCTCGGCCGGTGCTCGACGCGCTGGAGTCCTACGACGCCGAGATTGCCGACCGCGAGGACGAACTCGTCGGGCAGGCCCACGCGACGGTCACGAAGATCGAAGCCGGGACGAAAGAGAACGTCGTGCCGGAGGACGCCGTTATCACCATCGACCGTCGGTTCCTCCCCTCGGAGTCGGCCGACGCTATCGACGACGAGGTCGACGCGCTGCTCGCGGACGTCGAGGCCGACCACGGGATCGAGACGTCGTGGGAACGCACCCGGACCTACGAGTCGGCGGCGATCGACGTCGACAGCGATCTCGCGGACGTGTTCCGGGAGCAGTCGGCCGAACACGCCGACATCTCCCCCGATCCCTGGGGTGTGAAGGGCTCGACCGACGTTCGGAACTTCGTCAACGACGCCGACATCGAGGCGATCACGTGGGGGCCGGGGGAGCTCGGTCAGGCCCACACCTACGACGAGAGCGTCGATCCGGCCGAGGCCGCGGTCGGCCTCCGAACGCTGAAGGCGTCGGTCCGGGAGCTTCTGGAGTGACACCGCTCACGTCACTGCTCCTCGCCCGGCGGAGACGGCCGATCCGACACGGGGACCCGAGGTGACCGGGACGGTCGACAGGCGGGAGATCTACGACGCGGTCGACGAGCGCGTCGACGAGATGGTCGAGTTCCTGTGTGACTTCCTCGCCATCGAGACCGAGAACCCGCCGGGTCGGGGGTATCGGGCGGGTGCCGCCTTTCTCGTCGAGGCGATGGACGAACGCGGATACGACGTCGAGACGGTGACGGTCCCGGAGGCGGTCGTCGCCGACCACTACCCGGAGCGAACCGACCACGACCGGGTCAACGTCCTCGGACGGAAGACGGCCGAGCGGCCGGGGCCGGACGTCCACTTCACCGGCCACTTCGACGTGGTGCCCGCGGGCGAGGACTGGGGTTACGACCCCTACGATCCGATCGTCGAGGACGGCCGCGTCTACGGCCGGGGGGCGAGCGACATGAAGTCGGGTATCGTGGCCAGCCTCTTCGCCGTCGACGCCCTCGAAGCGGCCGGCGTCGTCCCCCGCGGGTCGATCACCCAGAGCATGACCGTCGACGAGGAAACGGGCGGGTTCACCGGCCTCGCGTACCTCGTCGACGAGGGCTACGTCCACGAGACGAACACCGACTACTGTGTCTACACGGAGTGTTTCGACGCCTCACGTGTCTGTCTCGGTCACCGTGGCGTCCTGAAGTTTCACGTCACGGCACACGGCGAGAAGGCCCACGGCTGTATGTCACACGACGGGACCAACGCGATCACGGCGATGCAGGCGCTTCTCGCCCGTGTCGACGAGTACGAGAGCGAACTCCACGACCGGACGACGGAGCTCCCGGTCACGCCGCCGCAGTCGAGGCGTGCGGACGTCTCGGCGACGATGATCGACGCCGGCTACTCCGAGAACGTCGTCCCCGACCGGTGTCGGGCGACGTTCTACCGCGTGCTCGTGCCGGACGAGACCGTCGAGGAGGCGCGGGCGGAGATCGAGGGGCTACTCGCGGACGCCGGGGCGGCGACCGGCGTCACGTTCGGGTACGACGAGATCATGGTCGCCGAGCCGACCAGCGCGTCACGGGACTGTACGGTCGCCCGAACGTACGCGCGGGAGATCGGTGCGTTCTACGACGACCCCGAGTTCGTCGTCTCCCCCGGGTCCGACGACCAGCGGTTCGTGATCAACGACGCGGGCATCGAGGAGTGTATCGTCTACGGTCCGGGTCTCTTGGAACAGGCCCACGTCGACGACGAATACGTTCCGATCGACGCGCTGGTGACCGCCACGAAGGTGATGGCGGCTTCGACTGCCGACCTGCTGATCGAGGGCGGCCTCCCGGCCTCCCGGGCCGACTGATCCCGGATCGCCGAACTCCCGTATTCAGATACGATAACTAACTACCCAAATTCGGTATTGTATTTCGTGCTATCCCAGCATAAATACGGTGTTCTTGACTTCTTTGGACGAATATTAGGACATATGTACAAAGAATTTATTATCGGGGGTAGATACGCTCCCGGTGTACCATGCCAGTGCTCGGTATGCCGACCGGGATGTTCCTCGTGTTCGTGGCGACGCTCGTCGCCGGGAGCCTCGGAACGGCCCACT is from Haloplanus salinarum and encodes:
- a CDS encoding sensor histidine kinase produces the protein MERLSTRQGGSLLVSGGLLLVVVHLTAVVRAWPRPEAMAVRGLLPLLVALSVVWVGVSMFRGGYVPEGSGERILAWVGGGAAVFAVATAWLFLTVTARGPTATPVEYVLFGGVTLGAAVGLAVGVYDARVRRQRRRTEQLTRINDTLRIATREVVNATDREELETTVCEQLTRSNVYDSAWIGRYVPETESVRPVAWAGHEEEYIESLDVSVDPSDPVGRGPGGKAIRTKEIQPVQDVFAEPSLEPWWDMLAEKGVESMAVVPLVGEDAVYGFLSIYANRGNVFDATEQEALSDLGESIGHALDSMTARDRLARREGELARQNERLDEFASVVSHDLRNPLNVAQGNLELAVETAEGDDAYLERVSSALDRMDELIDDVLTLARNGRTVSEFHPVDLESVVERAWNTTDTEGATLVVESDLGTVQGDEQRLAQVFENLFRNCVEHGSTDNRPETESFTRGTADGADRGGDATEGVTTVTVGRTDGGFYVADDGPGIPEDERERVFETGYSTDPDGTGFGLNIVRNIAEAHGWSVGVTESADGGARFEFDGVAAGGDERVEPPRFEDE
- a CDS encoding ArgE/DapE family deacylase; protein product: MTGTVDRREIYDAVDERVDEMVEFLCDFLAIETENPPGRGYRAGAAFLVEAMDERGYDVETVTVPEAVVADHYPERTDHDRVNVLGRKTAERPGPDVHFTGHFDVVPAGEDWGYDPYDPIVEDGRVYGRGASDMKSGIVASLFAVDALEAAGVVPRGSITQSMTVDEETGGFTGLAYLVDEGYVHETNTDYCVYTECFDASRVCLGHRGVLKFHVTAHGEKAHGCMSHDGTNAITAMQALLARVDEYESELHDRTTELPVTPPQSRRADVSATMIDAGYSENVVPDRCRATFYRVLVPDETVEEARAEIEGLLADAGAATGVTFGYDEIMVAEPTSASRDCTVARTYAREIGAFYDDPEFVVSPGSDDQRFVINDAGIEECIVYGPGLLEQAHVDDEYVPIDALVTATKVMAASTADLLIEGGLPASRAD
- a CDS encoding M20 family metallopeptidase → MSHQHSRTDDELTALIGELVSLETENPPGHEKRVAEFVHEWLTDRGIDATFVHEPYADRPQVVARVGDGEPTVVLNGHIDVVPAGDRDEWTHPPYAAEIDDGRLYGRGSADMKTGVAVGMMALADLGAEIGTDDLSGSIVFHAAIGEETGEPGTKTLLERGYGGDYGVVLEPTGMRTATSEKGLAWYEITVAGDPSHASRPEQGDNAITNARPVLDALESYDAEIADREDELVGQAHATVTKIEAGTKENVVPEDAVITIDRRFLPSESADAIDDEVDALLADVEADHGIETSWERTRTYESAAIDVDSDLADVFREQSAEHADISPDPWGVKGSTDVRNFVNDADIEAITWGPGELGQAHTYDESVDPAEAAVGLRTLKASVRELLE